The proteins below come from a single Aegilops tauschii subsp. strangulata cultivar AL8/78 chromosome 6, Aet v6.0, whole genome shotgun sequence genomic window:
- the LOC109764629 gene encoding protein NBR1 homolog: MSGLSAPPFDGLASGPDPWDVVVKVKYGDTLKRFNGYVNGTHFTLNLSALRSKIANAFKFAPDADFFLTYTDEDGDVVMLDDDEDLHDAAIHQKLNPLRINVQLKNSHAGASHINRQDSSPKPLGATTQDPLAQIKSVIDEALKPISEPLRSTAREDPLAHLKSALDEAMKSIHEPVPESLAKLSREVLDAAPPQLTDLIKPFVNLITSTNSSQSAGRADRSPVSSSGVQQAQVDLKADGQPKVEASLGSRPLNERSPVSSETGGLKSVLVEVPAVVITEASQGQGSLYPSVEDLLYTSNSGGNSSGSKDMSDAQSKGKSVMPSAEQPARSTVPSFRPSHPNASGNEWFQPRRSVDGWSQPRSIWQPETNVKPASDPGWRVPMYKAPHPSPPAPHAPLGYGHSPQFPYPGHLLSAGRLYGNLGNNSERSPRISHRWIQCDGCGVQPIVGPRYKSNVKEDYDLCDTCFRRMGSEVEYTRIDKPILPHKLSRDPNLCRKIHSRASMKSKREKLESRFILDVTVLDGTLMSPSSPFTKIWRMHNNGSIMWPLGTQLIWVGGDQFALQTSVPLEIPLNGFPVDQEMDVAVDFVAPARPGRYISYWRLASPSGQKFGQRVWVHIQVEDPSFVSDNKTAAVNLNQPQESNITNTSSLPQESNITNTSSLPQESNMTNTSNLIDVNMEPANQVLDEHVNGTRMELLEPLIYHEAAEPKKSPSAFSAAPPYPMVDVPSSSENAAAFVPSVNVLAPEVIPRPAVTTPADVPTSSLTSIPVDLPVAATTPVDVASAPLDIDSLTEEKLLQELEEMGFKQVDLNKEILRQNKYNLEQSVDDLCGVNEWDPLLAELNEMGFDDRETNKELLAKNGGSIKRAVMDLIAREKKDK; encoded by the exons atgtccggcctgAGCGCGCCGCCGTTCGACGGCCTCGCGTCGGGGCCCGACCCGTGGGACGTCGTCGTCAAG GTCAAATATGGTGACACACTTAAGAGGTTCAATGGTTATGTCAACGGAACACACTTCACCTTGAATCTATCTGCTCTTCGTTCCAAAATTGCAAATGCTTTTAAGTTTGCCCCTGATGCTGACTTCTTTCTCACTTACACTGATGAGGATGGGGATGTTGTCATGCTGGATGATGACGAGGACTTGCATGATGCAGCTATCCATCAGAAATTGAACCCTCTCAGGATTAATGTTCAGTTAAAGAATAGCCACGCTGGGGCATCTCACATTAACCGGCAGGATTCAAGCCCTAAACCTCTTGGGGCCACCACTCAGGATCCGTTAGCTCAGATAAAATCTGTTATTGATGAAGCTTTAAAGCCCATATCAGAACCTTTGAGATCCACTGCAAGGGAAGATCCACTAGCTCATTTAAAATCAGCTCTTGATGAAGCTATGAAATCTATCCATGAGCCAGTTCCTGAATCCCTTGCAAAACTGTCACGTGAAGTACTTGATGCAGCACCACCACAATTAACTGATCTGATAAAACCTTTCGTGAACTTGATCACATCAACCAACAGTAGCCAATCTGCTGGGCGTGCTGACAGGTCACCTGTCTCCTCCAGTGGTGTGCAGCAAGCACAGGTTGATCTCAAAGCTGATGGTCAGCCTAAAGTTGAGGCAAGTTTGGGTTCACGACCTTTGAATGAACGAAGCCCTGTATCATCTGAGACAGGAGGTCTTAAGAGTGTGTTAGTTGAAGTTCCTGCTGTAGTCATCACTGAAGCTTCTCAAGGCCAAGGATCATTATATCCTTCTGTTGAGGATTTGCTGTACACCTCTAATTCAGGTGGTAACAGTTCTGGTTCCAAGGATATGAGTGATGCTCAAAGTAAGGGGAAGTCTGTCATGCCCTCTGCTGAACAACCTGCTCGTTCCACTGTTCCCAGTTTTCGTCCAAGTCATCCAAATGCATCTGGAAATGAATGGTTCCAGCCACGAAGATCGGTGGATGGATGGTCCCAGCCGAGATCCATTTGGCAACCTGAAACTAATGTCAAACCAGCTAGTGATCCTGGATGGCGTGTTCCAATGTATAAAGCGCCTCACCCATCCCCACCAGCCCCCCATGCACCCTTGGGTTATGGACATTCTCCACAATTTCCTTACCCTGGCCATCTGCTATCTGCTGGGCGTCTGTATGGGAATCTTGGTAATAACAGTGAGAGGTCACCACGAATTTCACATAGGTGGATTCAGTGTGATGGTTGTGGAGTACAACCAATTGTTGGGCCACGCTACAAGTCTAATGT GAAAGAAGATTATGATCTGTGTGATACCTGCTTCCGTCGTATGGGCAGTGAGGTTGAGTACACCAGAATAGACAAGCCTATCCTGCCACACAAGTTATCTCGCGACCCTAATTTG TGCCGGAAAATCCATTCACGTGCTTCGATGAAGTCAAAGCGTGAGAAGCTTGAAAGCCGCTTCATTTTGGATGTAACGGTGCTGGATGGCACACTTATGTCACCTTCAAGCCCGTTCACTAAGATTTGGCGCATGCACAACAACGGGTCTATCATGTGGCCCTTGGGCACACAGCTAATTTGGGTCGGTGGTGATCAATTTGCACTGCAGACCTCTGTCCCACTAGAG ATTCCATTGAATGGATTTCCGGTGGATCAAGAGATGGATGTTGCTGTTGATTTTGTGGCACCTGCAAGGCCTGGGAGGTATATATCTTACTGGAGACTGGCATCACCTTCTGGTCAAAAATTTGGTCAGCGAGTTTGGGTTCATATCCAG GTGGAAGATCCATCTTTTGTCAGTGACAACAAGACTGCTGCTGTTAACTTGAATCAGCCTCAGGAAAGCAACATCACAAACACAAGTAGTCTGCCTCAGGAAAGCAACATCACAAACACAAGTAGTCTGCCTCAGGAAAGCAACATGACAAACACAAGTAATTTGATTGATGTCAACATGGAGCCTGCTAACCAAGTCCTAGATGAACATGTGAACGGCACTAGAATGGAACTGCTGGAGCCTTTGATATACCATGAAGCTGCTGAGCCCAAGAAATCCCCCTCAGCATTTTCAGCAGCTCCTCCATACCCCATGGTCGATGTTCCGTCATCCAGTGAAAATGCAGCTGCTTTCGTGCCAAGTGTTAATGTACTTGCACCTGAAGTCATTCCGAGACCTGCTGTGACTACACCTGCTGATGTGCCCACAAGTTCGCTTACTAGTATCCCTGTGGATCTGCCCGTAGCTGCAACCACACCTGTGGATGTAGCATCTGCGCCGCTTGACATCGACAGTCTTACAGAAGAGAAACTGCTGCAGGAGCTGGAGGAAATGGGCTTTAAGCAGGTTGATCTGAACAAGGAGATACTGAGGCAGAATAAGTACAACCTGGAGCAGTCCGTGGATGATCTGTGTGGTGTCAATGAATGGGACCCTCTGCTGGCGGAACTGAACGAAATG GGATTTGATGACAGGGAGACGAACAAGGAGCTTCTTGCCAAGAATGGAGGAAGCATCAAACGAGCTGTGATGGACCTCATCGCCAGGGAGAAGAAGGACAAGTGA
- the LOC109764628 gene encoding ribosomal RNA-processing protein 8 isoform X1, with amino-acid sequence MEPQQESTVDGRKRRRRGGVGKRQKDSSCSQQAPPPAPPVDAASPLEKRRRKAGEAAAIPKGRKPASLLEKMRARLSGGHFRMLNEKLYTCSGQDAFDYFKNEPELFDVYHAGYQEQMSHWPEQPVNVIIKWLKSHNKSWTVADFGCGNAAVAKNVKNKVFSIDLVSDDPSVIACDMAHTPLEPSSVDVAIFCLSLMGTNFPSYLQEANRVLKPSGWLLIAEVRSRLDPNTGGADPDKFSEAISQLGFSLVSKDEKNKMFVLFYFRKKEKSKVAKNIEWPQLKPCLYKRR; translated from the exons ATGGAACCTCAGCAAGAGTCGACCGTCGACGGCCGCAAGAGGCGGCGTAGAGGAGGAGTCGGGAAACGGCAGAAGGATTCTTCTTGCTCACAACAGGCACCTCCGCCTGCCCCTCCAGTGGATGCGGCCTCCCCCCTGGAGAAGCGGCGTCGCAAGGCCGGCGAGGCCGCCGCAATACCCAAGGGGCGCAAGCCTGCGAGCCTACTCGAAAAG ATGCGTGCAAGGTTATCTGGAGGTCATTTCAGAATGTTAAACGAGAAACTGTACACTTGCAG TGGCCAGGATGCATTTGACTACTTTAAAAACGAGCCTGAGCTTTTTGACGTG TATCATGCAGGATATCAAGAGCAGATGTCACATTGGCCAGAGCAGCCAGTTAATGTGATAATCAAGTGGTTGAAGAGTCATAACAAATCATGGACCGTTGCTGATTTTGGATGTG GCAATGCAGCAGTTGCTAAAAACGTGAAGAACAAGGTCTTCTCCATCGATCTTGTTTCAGATGACCCTTCAGTGATTGCTTGTGATATGGCTCAT ACCCCATTGGAGCCATCCTCTGTAGATGTGGCGATATTCTGTCTTTCTTTGATGGGAACCAACTTTCCGAGTTATCTACAGGAAGCTAACAGAGTCCTCAAGCCAAG TGGTTGGCTTCTTATTGCGGAAGTGAGGAGTAGGCTAGACCCGAACACCGGAGGTGCTGATCCTGATAAGTTCTCCGAAGCCATCAGCCAGCTTGGCTTTTCCCTTGTTTCGAAG GATGAGAAGAACAAAATGTTTGTCCTGTTTTATTTCAGGAAAAAG GAAAAGAGCAAGGTGGCGAAAAACATTGAATGGCCCCAGTTGAAACCTTGCTTATACAAGCGGCGATGA
- the LOC109764628 gene encoding ribosomal RNA-processing protein 8 isoform X2 produces the protein MEPQQESTVDGRKRRRRGGVGKRQKDSSCSQQAPPPAPPVDAASPLEKRRRKAGEAAAIPKGRKPASLLEKMRARLSGGHFRMLNEKLYTCSGQDAFDYFKNEPELFDVYHAGYQEQMSHWPEQPVNVIIKWLKSHNKSWTVADFGCGNAAVAKNVKNKVFSIDLVSDDPSVIACDMAHDEKNKMFVLFYFRKKEKSKVAKNIEWPQLKPCLYKRR, from the exons ATGGAACCTCAGCAAGAGTCGACCGTCGACGGCCGCAAGAGGCGGCGTAGAGGAGGAGTCGGGAAACGGCAGAAGGATTCTTCTTGCTCACAACAGGCACCTCCGCCTGCCCCTCCAGTGGATGCGGCCTCCCCCCTGGAGAAGCGGCGTCGCAAGGCCGGCGAGGCCGCCGCAATACCCAAGGGGCGCAAGCCTGCGAGCCTACTCGAAAAG ATGCGTGCAAGGTTATCTGGAGGTCATTTCAGAATGTTAAACGAGAAACTGTACACTTGCAG TGGCCAGGATGCATTTGACTACTTTAAAAACGAGCCTGAGCTTTTTGACGTG TATCATGCAGGATATCAAGAGCAGATGTCACATTGGCCAGAGCAGCCAGTTAATGTGATAATCAAGTGGTTGAAGAGTCATAACAAATCATGGACCGTTGCTGATTTTGGATGTG GCAATGCAGCAGTTGCTAAAAACGTGAAGAACAAGGTCTTCTCCATCGATCTTGTTTCAGATGACCCTTCAGTGATTGCTTGTGATATGGCTCAT GATGAGAAGAACAAAATGTTTGTCCTGTTTTATTTCAGGAAAAAG GAAAAGAGCAAGGTGGCGAAAAACATTGAATGGCCCCAGTTGAAACCTTGCTTATACAAGCGGCGATGA